Proteins encoded together in one Coriobacteriia bacterium window:
- a CDS encoding hemerythrin domain-containing protein: MQWRTPTGPLVWEHRLIERMIALMREQLTTIDETGTVDPGFIDTATDFIRTYADRCHHGKEEDILFRELAKKDLDPALGADMQGLIADHLLGRQVTGQLVEANAAYRAGDEGALEAVRATIQTLSDFYPVHIAKEDKHFFRPCLAYFTEAEKRAMLEESAEFDAQLVHEKYRTIVAELEPGRP, encoded by the coding sequence ATGCAGTGGCGCACACCCACCGGTCCACTCGTTTGGGAGCACCGGCTCATCGAGCGGATGATCGCGCTCATGCGCGAGCAGCTGACAACGATCGACGAGACCGGCACCGTCGACCCCGGCTTCATCGACACGGCCACGGACTTCATCCGCACGTACGCCGACCGATGCCACCACGGCAAGGAGGAGGACATCCTCTTCCGGGAGCTTGCCAAGAAGGACCTCGACCCTGCGCTCGGGGCAGACATGCAGGGCCTGATCGCGGACCACCTGCTCGGGCGGCAGGTCACCGGGCAACTCGTCGAGGCGAACGCCGCCTACCGTGCCGGCGACGAGGGCGCACTCGAGGCGGTTCGCGCGACCATCCAGACGCTCTCGGACTTCTACCCGGTGCACATCGCCAAGGAGGACAAGCACTTCTTCCGGCCATGCCTCGCCTACTTCACCGAGGCGGAGAAGCGGGCGATGCTCGAGGAGTCGGCCGAATTCGACGCGCAGCTTGTCCACGAGAAGTACCGCACGATCGTCGCGGAGTTGGAACCCGGTCGGCCGTAG